Proteins from a single region of Gossypium arboreum isolate Shixiya-1 chromosome 1, ASM2569848v2, whole genome shotgun sequence:
- the LOC108482151 gene encoding uncharacterized protein LOC108482151 isoform X2 has protein sequence MFFFFRNLNLNKCFCFNENPKHNHKGSGLIQGFDDSFSIRKTRPEPELPTMDDDTVICLKVVVDKTKDRVVFVESDDKFVDILFSFLTMPMGTIVRLTRNRRPTTNIGCMNNLYNSVEILDALYLRTKACKTMLLYPRNGAAAQCKNLKLAIHDGASLRYFLCSRTGCRNSGYKLLSHYPDAICWCGERMYSADLVENKTRRVSSDDKDRGVFVKGPIRLMISDELRIMPPSTAASFSLFSELGIEDMSVVDDRTFSMGKLEALNLLKCLLVSKTPLTEALLDHIPVLSLNDTEDLERVSIGRLKGEASNEDGKMYVKLMVSKSKNRVCYCEASENFVDLLFSFLTVPLGFIVKEMQKGSSTGCINHLYDSIQDLDARNYLVSKDTTAMLTSPKLAPGFRYEGQALDIEEYMHQPYYLTRSQNILMPTSDETLIPPGETVYSSALTVMDPKSHHNDNSSSTGFIKGPAMFTITDDLIISPLSSVTGLSAVRKLKIPFTDIEERVVYVGKEEASCLMVAALISESALTNTFLLKEMEQGS, from the exons atgtttttttttttcagaaattTAAACTTGAACAAGTGTTTCTGTTTCAATGAGAACCCAAAACATAATCATAAA GGATCAGGACTAATTCAAGGGTTTGATGACAGTTTTTCCATCAGAAAAACGAGGCCGGAACCGGAACTGCCGACCATGGACGACGACACCGTTATCTGCTTGAAAGTTGTGGTAGACAAGACAAAGGATAGAGTTGTTTTTGTTGAATCTGATGACAAGTTTGTTGATATTCTCTTCAGTTTCTTGACAATGCCAATGGGAACTATAGTTAGGCTCACCCGGAATCGACGACCGACAACGAATATAGGATGTATGAATAACTTATATAACAGCGTCGAGATTCTCGATGCTCTGTATCTTCGAACGAAAGCCTGCAAGACCATGTTGCTGTACCCGCGAAACGGAGCAGCTGCTCAATGCAAGAACCTGAAACTGGCAATCCATGATGGTGCATCCCTAAGATATTTTCTTTGCTCAAGGACTGGTTGTCGCAATTCAGGTTATAAGTTACTAAGTCATTATCCAGATGCTATTTGTTGGTGCGGAGAGCGAATGTATTCGGCAGATTTGGTCGAGAATAAAACTAGGAGAGTAAGTTCTGATGACAAAGACCGAGGAGTGTTTGTCAAAGGACCGATTCGACTGATGATAAGCGATGAATTGCGTATAATGCCTCCATCAACTGCGGCAAGCTTTTCTCTGTTTTCTGAGCTTGGGATCGAGGACATGAGTGTCGTCGATGATAGGACTTTTTCGATGGGAAAACTCGAG GCTTTAAACTTGCTCAAGTGTTTGCTAGTATCAAAGACACCTTTGACTGAAGCTCTGTTAGATCATATCCCAGTTCTTTCGCTAAACGATACCGAAGATCTCGAACGGGTAAGCATCGGAAGACTAAAAGGGGAGGCATCGAATGAGGATGGGAAGATGTATGTGAAACTCATGGTGAGTAAATCCAAGAACAGGGTTTGCTATTGTGAAGCAAGTGAAAATTTTGTTGATTTGCTCTTTAGTTTCCTCACTGTTCCACTCGGTTTTATAGTAAAAGAAATGCAAAAGGGCAGTTCAACAGGCTGCATAAATCACCTATACGATAGCATTCAAGATCTTGATGCTAGGAACTATTTAGTATCCAAGGATACAACCGCAATGCTGACCAGTCCAAAGCTTGCTCCTGGTTTTAGATATGAAGGGCAAGCATTAGACATTGAAGAATACATGCATCAACCCTACTATCTCACACGGTCCCAGAACATACTAATGCCAACTTCAGATGAGACACTTATCCCTCCCGGTGAAACGGTTTATTCTTCGGCTTTAACTGTCATGGACCCAAAGTCCCATCACAATGACAATTCAAGTAGTACTGGGTTCATAAAAGGACCTGCAATGTTCACCATAACAGATGATCTCATCATATCTCCATTGTCCTCAGTCACAGGTCTTTCTGCTGTAAGGAAATTGAAGATACCTTTCACGGACATCGAAGAACGAGTCGTGTATGTTGGCAAAGAGGAA GCTTCATGTCTAATGGTGGCTGCTCTCATCTCTGAATCCGCTCTGACAAATACCTTTCTACTTAAAGAGATGGAGCAAGGATCTTAA
- the LOC108482151 gene encoding uncharacterized protein LOC108482151 isoform X1, producing MILTINPLKIQLLTSLKLYLTFLSFHLDLGIIVLLCSFILQGSGLIQGFDDSFSIRKTRPEPELPTMDDDTVICLKVVVDKTKDRVVFVESDDKFVDILFSFLTMPMGTIVRLTRNRRPTTNIGCMNNLYNSVEILDALYLRTKACKTMLLYPRNGAAAQCKNLKLAIHDGASLRYFLCSRTGCRNSGYKLLSHYPDAICWCGERMYSADLVENKTRRVSSDDKDRGVFVKGPIRLMISDELRIMPPSTAASFSLFSELGIEDMSVVDDRTFSMGKLEALNLLKCLLVSKTPLTEALLDHIPVLSLNDTEDLERVSIGRLKGEASNEDGKMYVKLMVSKSKNRVCYCEASENFVDLLFSFLTVPLGFIVKEMQKGSSTGCINHLYDSIQDLDARNYLVSKDTTAMLTSPKLAPGFRYEGQALDIEEYMHQPYYLTRSQNILMPTSDETLIPPGETVYSSALTVMDPKSHHNDNSSSTGFIKGPAMFTITDDLIISPLSSVTGLSAVRKLKIPFTDIEERVVYVGKEEASCLMVAALISESALTNTFLLKEMEQGS from the exons ATGATTCTAACAATCAATCCTCTGAAAATCCAATTATTAACAAGTCTAAAATTGTATCTAACCTTTTTAAGTTTTCATTTAGATTTGGGGATAATTGTTTTACTATGCAGTTTTATTTTGCAGGGATCAGGACTAATTCAAGGGTTTGATGACAGTTTTTCCATCAGAAAAACGAGGCCGGAACCGGAACTGCCGACCATGGACGACGACACCGTTATCTGCTTGAAAGTTGTGGTAGACAAGACAAAGGATAGAGTTGTTTTTGTTGAATCTGATGACAAGTTTGTTGATATTCTCTTCAGTTTCTTGACAATGCCAATGGGAACTATAGTTAGGCTCACCCGGAATCGACGACCGACAACGAATATAGGATGTATGAATAACTTATATAACAGCGTCGAGATTCTCGATGCTCTGTATCTTCGAACGAAAGCCTGCAAGACCATGTTGCTGTACCCGCGAAACGGAGCAGCTGCTCAATGCAAGAACCTGAAACTGGCAATCCATGATGGTGCATCCCTAAGATATTTTCTTTGCTCAAGGACTGGTTGTCGCAATTCAGGTTATAAGTTACTAAGTCATTATCCAGATGCTATTTGTTGGTGCGGAGAGCGAATGTATTCGGCAGATTTGGTCGAGAATAAAACTAGGAGAGTAAGTTCTGATGACAAAGACCGAGGAGTGTTTGTCAAAGGACCGATTCGACTGATGATAAGCGATGAATTGCGTATAATGCCTCCATCAACTGCGGCAAGCTTTTCTCTGTTTTCTGAGCTTGGGATCGAGGACATGAGTGTCGTCGATGATAGGACTTTTTCGATGGGAAAACTCGAG GCTTTAAACTTGCTCAAGTGTTTGCTAGTATCAAAGACACCTTTGACTGAAGCTCTGTTAGATCATATCCCAGTTCTTTCGCTAAACGATACCGAAGATCTCGAACGGGTAAGCATCGGAAGACTAAAAGGGGAGGCATCGAATGAGGATGGGAAGATGTATGTGAAACTCATGGTGAGTAAATCCAAGAACAGGGTTTGCTATTGTGAAGCAAGTGAAAATTTTGTTGATTTGCTCTTTAGTTTCCTCACTGTTCCACTCGGTTTTATAGTAAAAGAAATGCAAAAGGGCAGTTCAACAGGCTGCATAAATCACCTATACGATAGCATTCAAGATCTTGATGCTAGGAACTATTTAGTATCCAAGGATACAACCGCAATGCTGACCAGTCCAAAGCTTGCTCCTGGTTTTAGATATGAAGGGCAAGCATTAGACATTGAAGAATACATGCATCAACCCTACTATCTCACACGGTCCCAGAACATACTAATGCCAACTTCAGATGAGACACTTATCCCTCCCGGTGAAACGGTTTATTCTTCGGCTTTAACTGTCATGGACCCAAAGTCCCATCACAATGACAATTCAAGTAGTACTGGGTTCATAAAAGGACCTGCAATGTTCACCATAACAGATGATCTCATCATATCTCCATTGTCCTCAGTCACAGGTCTTTCTGCTGTAAGGAAATTGAAGATACCTTTCACGGACATCGAAGAACGAGTCGTGTATGTTGGCAAAGAGGAA GCTTCATGTCTAATGGTGGCTGCTCTCATCTCTGAATCCGCTCTGACAAATACCTTTCTACTTAAAGAGATGGAGCAAGGATCTTAA
- the LOC108482151 gene encoding uncharacterized protein LOC108482151 isoform X3: MDDDTVICLKVVVDKTKDRVVFVESDDKFVDILFSFLTMPMGTIVRLTRNRRPTTNIGCMNNLYNSVEILDALYLRTKACKTMLLYPRNGAAAQCKNLKLAIHDGASLRYFLCSRTGCRNSGYKLLSHYPDAICWCGERMYSADLVENKTRRVSSDDKDRGVFVKGPIRLMISDELRIMPPSTAASFSLFSELGIEDMSVVDDRTFSMGKLEALNLLKCLLVSKTPLTEALLDHIPVLSLNDTEDLERVSIGRLKGEASNEDGKMYVKLMVSKSKNRVCYCEASENFVDLLFSFLTVPLGFIVKEMQKGSSTGCINHLYDSIQDLDARNYLVSKDTTAMLTSPKLAPGFRYEGQALDIEEYMHQPYYLTRSQNILMPTSDETLIPPGETVYSSALTVMDPKSHHNDNSSSTGFIKGPAMFTITDDLIISPLSSVTGLSAVRKLKIPFTDIEERVVYVGKEEASCLMVAALISESALTNTFLLKEMEQGS; encoded by the exons ATGGACGACGACACCGTTATCTGCTTGAAAGTTGTGGTAGACAAGACAAAGGATAGAGTTGTTTTTGTTGAATCTGATGACAAGTTTGTTGATATTCTCTTCAGTTTCTTGACAATGCCAATGGGAACTATAGTTAGGCTCACCCGGAATCGACGACCGACAACGAATATAGGATGTATGAATAACTTATATAACAGCGTCGAGATTCTCGATGCTCTGTATCTTCGAACGAAAGCCTGCAAGACCATGTTGCTGTACCCGCGAAACGGAGCAGCTGCTCAATGCAAGAACCTGAAACTGGCAATCCATGATGGTGCATCCCTAAGATATTTTCTTTGCTCAAGGACTGGTTGTCGCAATTCAGGTTATAAGTTACTAAGTCATTATCCAGATGCTATTTGTTGGTGCGGAGAGCGAATGTATTCGGCAGATTTGGTCGAGAATAAAACTAGGAGAGTAAGTTCTGATGACAAAGACCGAGGAGTGTTTGTCAAAGGACCGATTCGACTGATGATAAGCGATGAATTGCGTATAATGCCTCCATCAACTGCGGCAAGCTTTTCTCTGTTTTCTGAGCTTGGGATCGAGGACATGAGTGTCGTCGATGATAGGACTTTTTCGATGGGAAAACTCGAG GCTTTAAACTTGCTCAAGTGTTTGCTAGTATCAAAGACACCTTTGACTGAAGCTCTGTTAGATCATATCCCAGTTCTTTCGCTAAACGATACCGAAGATCTCGAACGGGTAAGCATCGGAAGACTAAAAGGGGAGGCATCGAATGAGGATGGGAAGATGTATGTGAAACTCATGGTGAGTAAATCCAAGAACAGGGTTTGCTATTGTGAAGCAAGTGAAAATTTTGTTGATTTGCTCTTTAGTTTCCTCACTGTTCCACTCGGTTTTATAGTAAAAGAAATGCAAAAGGGCAGTTCAACAGGCTGCATAAATCACCTATACGATAGCATTCAAGATCTTGATGCTAGGAACTATTTAGTATCCAAGGATACAACCGCAATGCTGACCAGTCCAAAGCTTGCTCCTGGTTTTAGATATGAAGGGCAAGCATTAGACATTGAAGAATACATGCATCAACCCTACTATCTCACACGGTCCCAGAACATACTAATGCCAACTTCAGATGAGACACTTATCCCTCCCGGTGAAACGGTTTATTCTTCGGCTTTAACTGTCATGGACCCAAAGTCCCATCACAATGACAATTCAAGTAGTACTGGGTTCATAAAAGGACCTGCAATGTTCACCATAACAGATGATCTCATCATATCTCCATTGTCCTCAGTCACAGGTCTTTCTGCTGTAAGGAAATTGAAGATACCTTTCACGGACATCGAAGAACGAGTCGTGTATGTTGGCAAAGAGGAA GCTTCATGTCTAATGGTGGCTGCTCTCATCTCTGAATCCGCTCTGACAAATACCTTTCTACTTAAAGAGATGGAGCAAGGATCTTAA